The Azotosporobacter soli genome contains a region encoding:
- a CDS encoding polysaccharide biosynthesis protein: MEKFAFILHPLAAKDFGRKFSICQRLPDGVIEGIIRHVPSFKASHITGIQSAHAEAEGWFMACPLTTRQMIELPEELVLKKIIQAGKAAEKLGAKIVGLGAFTSIVGDAGITIAQNLDIAVTTGNSYTVATALQGTRQAAKVMDVDLRQANVLILGATGSIGAACARILGREVRNLTLAARNEQRLEQLAQELYKESGCSAKTTSQVKTAVRAADIIIAVTSALDTIIEPEDLKPGAIVCDVARPRNVSRQVAEKRNDVLVIEGGVVEVPGNVDFGLQFGFPPGTAYACMAETMILALEGRYEPFTLGRELSVEQIETIAKLAEKHGFKLAGFRSFERAITEREIEIIRKNALQSQQRRVGAREIG, encoded by the coding sequence ATGGAAAAATTCGCCTTTATATTGCATCCGTTGGCAGCCAAAGATTTCGGACGGAAGTTTTCGATTTGCCAGCGCTTACCCGATGGTGTCATTGAAGGAATCATTCGTCATGTGCCGTCGTTTAAGGCGTCTCATATAACCGGAATTCAATCGGCCCACGCAGAAGCGGAAGGCTGGTTCATGGCGTGTCCGCTGACGACGCGTCAAATGATAGAATTGCCGGAAGAGTTAGTGTTGAAAAAAATCATTCAGGCCGGCAAAGCGGCTGAAAAATTGGGCGCGAAGATCGTCGGCCTCGGTGCATTCACCTCGATTGTCGGCGATGCCGGGATTACGATTGCACAAAATTTGGATATTGCCGTGACCACCGGAAACAGCTATACGGTGGCGACTGCGCTGCAGGGAACCCGCCAGGCGGCGAAGGTGATGGACGTCGATTTGCGTCAGGCGAATGTCTTGATTCTCGGGGCAACCGGCTCGATCGGAGCCGCCTGTGCGCGAATTTTGGGACGGGAAGTGCGCAACCTAACGCTCGCGGCGCGGAATGAACAGCGTTTGGAACAGCTGGCGCAAGAGCTGTATAAAGAAAGCGGCTGCAGTGCAAAAACAACTTCGCAAGTGAAGACGGCGGTCCGAGCGGCCGATATCATCATTGCGGTCACCAGCGCGCTCGATACGATCATCGAACCGGAAGACCTGAAACCGGGCGCAATTGTCTGCGACGTGGCCAGACCGCGCAATGTGTCGCGCCAAGTGGCGGAAAAACGCAACGATGTCTTAGTGATTGAAGGCGGCGTCGTCGAGGTGCCGGGAAATGTCGACTTTGGTTTGCAGTTCGGTTTTCCGCCGGGAACCGCGTATGCGTGTATGGCGGAAACGATGATTTTAGCGCTGGAAGGACGCTATGAGCCTTTTACGCTGGGGCGTGAATTATCGGTTGAGCAGATTGAAACGATTGCCAAACTGGCAGAGAAACATGGTTTCAAGCTAGCTGGTTTTCGCAGCTTTGAAAGAGCGATCACGGAACGGGAAATCGAAATCATCCGCAAAAATGCGCTGCAGAGTCAGCAACGCAGGGTGGGCGCTAGAGAGATTGGTTGA
- a CDS encoding quinate 5-dehydrogenase produces MEKHVVSISLGSSSRNHVAVSEFAGQKVRLERIGTDGDKAAAKALLRRLDGQVDAFGLGGTDLFIYAGNRRYTFRESAEIAAVAKETPIVDGSGLKNTLERRVIRQLAKDGIVQFKGKRALMVCAVDRFGMAEALEEVGCINSYGDLMFGLGLPLPLHSLKALDRLARILAPVVTRLPVSLFYPTGETQQERRPKFAAAFNAADIIAGDLHFIRRYMPDRLPGKIVITNTVTDKDKELLRQSGASLLITTTPELDGRSFGTNVMEAVLVAMAGKKAAELTAQDYEALLDRLAVKPRIECWT; encoded by the coding sequence ATGGAAAAGCATGTGGTCAGCATCAGTCTGGGTTCGTCGAGCCGCAATCACGTGGCAGTCAGCGAATTTGCCGGACAGAAAGTCCGACTGGAACGGATCGGGACTGATGGCGATAAAGCCGCAGCTAAAGCTTTGCTGCGGCGACTGGACGGTCAAGTGGATGCGTTCGGTCTGGGCGGTACCGATTTATTTATTTATGCAGGAAACCGCCGTTATACCTTTCGGGAGTCGGCTGAAATCGCGGCGGTTGCAAAGGAAACGCCGATTGTTGACGGCAGCGGCCTGAAGAATACGTTGGAACGGCGCGTCATTCGCCAGTTGGCAAAAGACGGCATTGTTCAATTTAAGGGCAAGCGGGCTCTGATGGTGTGCGCGGTTGACCGTTTTGGCATGGCGGAAGCCTTAGAGGAAGTGGGCTGCATCAATAGCTATGGCGATCTGATGTTTGGCCTTGGCCTGCCGCTTCCGCTGCACAGCCTGAAGGCGCTGGATCGTCTTGCGCGGATCTTGGCGCCGGTTGTGACGCGACTGCCCGTCAGTCTTTTTTATCCGACAGGCGAAACGCAACAGGAACGACGACCTAAATTTGCTGCGGCGTTTAACGCTGCAGACATTATTGCCGGTGATCTTCATTTTATCCGGCGCTATATGCCGGATCGGCTGCCAGGAAAAATCGTCATTACGAATACGGTGACGGACAAAGACAAAGAACTGCTGCGGCAAAGCGGCGCATCGCTTCTGATTACAACAACGCCCGAACTTGACGGTCGTTCCTTCGGGACGAATGTGATGGAAGCGGTGCTTGTCGCGATGGCGGGTAAAAAGGCTGCGGAACTGACTGCGCAAGATTATGAAGCGTTATTGGATCGTTTGGCCGTCAAACCGCGCATTGAGTGCTGGACGTAA
- a CDS encoding transcriptional regulator yields MLLRIGDKIVNRNKIYQLVDDMLDMRRQGFSQQEAANSLGIDRSLVSKLETVGEVRKGARLALVGFPIENCQELRQISEEEGVDFVLLMSEKERWNFLQSKSGVELFNGLMEIMATLRKYDIIIMLGSNLRIKLMETLLDKAVIGLQIGESPIEDDRYVDPERLRSLIRELVV; encoded by the coding sequence ATGTTGCTTCGAATTGGAGACAAAATTGTTAACCGTAATAAAATTTATCAATTAGTCGATGACATGTTGGATATGCGTCGTCAAGGCTTTTCACAGCAGGAAGCGGCGAATTCACTTGGCATCGATCGTAGCTTGGTTTCAAAACTGGAAACGGTCGGGGAAGTGCGCAAAGGAGCCCGTTTGGCACTGGTCGGATTTCCTATTGAAAATTGCCAGGAACTACGCCAAATTTCTGAAGAAGAAGGCGTAGATTTCGTTCTGCTGATGTCGGAAAAAGAACGTTGGAATTTTTTACAAAGCAAGAGCGGCGTAGAGTTGTTTAATGGCTTGATGGAAATTATGGCGACTTTACGTAAATATGACATTATCATCATGCTGGGATCAAACCTTAGGATCAAGCTGATGGAGACGCTGCTTGATAAGGCTGTGATTGGTTTGCAGATCGGCGAGTCTCCGATTGAGGATGACCGCTATGTTGATCCGGAACGCTTGCGTAGTTTGATAAGAGAGTTGGTAGTTTAA
- the dusB gene encoding tRNA dihydrouridine synthase DusB, translating into MKIGKLVLENPVILAPMAGVTDQPFRLLVREMGCGLVYSEMVSDMGLVYQNERTLEMLRIEKKERPVALQIFGSDPAAMAKAAKIVAAVEPEIIDINMGCPAQKIVKNGEGSALMRTPDLAYRIMAAVVEAVDIPVTVKIRSGWNLENRNAVEMAKLAEQAGVAAIAVHGRTREQFYSGQADWDIIKAVKESVSIPVIGNGDIRSPQDAARMLKETGCDAVMIGRGAQGNPWLFRQVVRYLADGTLLPGPNLDERIDMVLRHLDMLTEHKGEYIAVREMRCHASWYTKGLRRASELRLRFNQAQSKADFAAVMAEFKQ; encoded by the coding sequence ATGAAGATCGGTAAGCTTGTTTTAGAAAATCCGGTAATTCTTGCGCCGATGGCGGGGGTTACGGATCAACCATTTCGTTTGTTGGTGCGCGAGATGGGGTGTGGTTTGGTTTATTCGGAAATGGTCAGCGATATGGGCCTGGTTTACCAAAACGAACGAACATTGGAAATGCTGCGCATCGAAAAGAAAGAACGTCCGGTTGCGCTTCAAATATTCGGCTCAGATCCTGCGGCAATGGCCAAAGCGGCTAAGATTGTTGCCGCAGTAGAACCTGAGATCATCGATATCAATATGGGTTGTCCGGCGCAGAAAATCGTTAAAAACGGTGAAGGATCCGCGTTGATGCGGACGCCGGATTTGGCATATCGCATCATGGCTGCGGTCGTTGAAGCGGTCGATATCCCGGTGACGGTCAAAATCCGCTCCGGCTGGAACTTAGAAAACCGCAATGCGGTGGAGATGGCGAAGCTGGCGGAACAGGCCGGCGTTGCCGCCATCGCCGTGCATGGCCGAACGCGCGAACAATTTTACTCCGGTCAGGCGGATTGGGACATCATTAAAGCGGTGAAAGAGAGCGTGTCCATTCCGGTCATCGGCAATGGCGACATACGCAGTCCGCAGGATGCGGCGCGGATGCTGAAAGAAACCGGTTGCGACGCGGTGATGATTGGCCGCGGCGCACAGGGGAACCCCTGGCTCTTTCGCCAGGTGGTCCGTTATCTGGCGGACGGCACGCTGTTGCCGGGGCCAAATTTGGATGAAAGAATCGATATGGTATTGCGTCATTTGGACATGCTGACGGAACATAAGGGTGAATATATTGCCGTAAGGGAAATGCGTTGCCATGCGTCCTGGTATACGAAAGGGTTGCGGCGTGCGTCCGAACTGCGCCTGCGCTTTAATCAGGCGCAGAGCAAAGCGGATTTTGCCGCCGTCATGGCGGAATTCAAACAATAA
- a CDS encoding type III pantothenate kinase yields MLLVFDIGNTNIVLGVYDGEELLSHWRISTDRQKTGDEYGMLINNLFTYGGLSIANIDSIIISSVVPPLIVPLVKMCQRYFKVEPLVVGPGVKTGICIKYENPREVGADRIVNAVAAVHRYGGPLIIIDFGTATTFCAISETGAYLGGAIAPGIGISTEALFQRAAKLPRIELVTPKSVICRNTVTSMQSGIIFGAVGQADEIVRRMKEEMGQEAFVVATGGLANLIAQESKTINAVEHFLTLEGLRIIYERNQ; encoded by the coding sequence ATGCTTCTGGTGTTTGATATCGGCAATACTAACATCGTTCTTGGGGTTTACGACGGAGAAGAACTTTTGTCTCATTGGCGCATTTCGACCGATCGGCAAAAAACGGGCGATGAATACGGTATGCTGATAAATAACCTGTTTACGTATGGCGGTTTAAGTATTGCGAATATCGATTCCATAATCATTTCATCGGTTGTGCCGCCATTGATTGTGCCGTTGGTCAAGATGTGTCAGCGCTACTTCAAGGTCGAGCCGTTGGTTGTCGGACCGGGCGTTAAAACAGGAATTTGTATTAAATATGAAAATCCTCGTGAAGTCGGCGCTGACCGGATTGTAAATGCAGTCGCTGCGGTTCATCGCTATGGCGGTCCGCTTATTATTATCGATTTTGGTACGGCGACCACTTTTTGTGCAATCAGTGAAACAGGCGCTTATTTAGGCGGTGCGATCGCACCGGGAATCGGAATTTCAACCGAAGCGCTCTTCCAGCGTGCGGCGAAATTACCAAGAATCGAGTTGGTCACGCCTAAATCGGTGATCTGCCGCAATACGGTAACGAGCATGCAGTCCGGCATTATTTTTGGCGCTGTCGGCCAGGCGGATGAAATTGTTCGCCGCATGAAGGAAGAAATGGGACAAGAAGCGTTTGTCGTTGCTACGGGTGGTCTGGCAAATTTGATTGCGCAGGAATCGAAGACGATTAATGCGGTTGAACATTTCTTAACCCTCGAAGGCCTCAGAATCATCTATGAACGCAACCAGTAA
- a CDS encoding biotin transporter BioY yields MNVREMTLAALFAALLAVSSQFSITLGAVPHTLQVFVVILAGLVLGARLGAISVALWIVIGCFGLPVFSQGKAGAAVLLGPTGGFLIGFVVCAYLVGRYAQGREITSFGSAIAILTGVGAVYILGWAGFMASFEFFLHKPMTWEKAASLVILPFLPFDLVKAVMASYLGMRVRQSLLKAGLTVANK; encoded by the coding sequence ATGAATGTGCGTGAAATGACGCTTGCGGCTTTGTTTGCCGCGCTATTGGCGGTGAGTTCTCAGTTTTCCATCACCTTAGGGGCGGTACCGCATACGCTGCAGGTTTTTGTCGTGATCTTGGCGGGTTTAGTGCTTGGCGCGCGACTCGGCGCGATTAGCGTAGCCTTGTGGATTGTAATTGGCTGTTTTGGATTGCCGGTCTTTTCACAGGGCAAGGCAGGGGCCGCGGTGTTGTTAGGCCCGACAGGCGGTTTTCTGATTGGCTTTGTCGTATGCGCTTACCTTGTCGGTCGTTATGCGCAAGGACGTGAGATTACTTCGTTTGGAAGCGCCATTGCAATATTGACAGGAGTGGGTGCAGTTTATATACTAGGGTGGGCAGGTTTTATGGCTAGTTTTGAGTTTTTCCTTCACAAACCGATGACGTGGGAAAAGGCGGCGTCACTTGTAATCCTTCCTTTTCTGCCGTTTGATCTTGTAAAAGCCGTCATGGCCAGCTATCTGGGCATGCGGGTGCGTCAATCGTTGCTGAAGGCCGGCCTGACCGTGGCGAATAAGTGA
- a CDS encoding biotin--[acetyl-CoA-carboxylase] ligase codes for MRGKILQLLRDLGEGHLSGEELSRRLSVSRTAIWKHMRALKEEGYEIEAHARKGYRLCQAPDRLLPEEIRNKLQTKILGQHGIVHLDQVDSTNNVAKQVAAQGCPEGLLVVAEEQTLGRGRLARGWFSPPGRGVWLSVVLRPPFAPQEAPKCTLMAAVATARAIRKVSGVACGIKWPNDILWQGRKIVGILTEMSAEMDAINYVVIGMGINVNIAQNDFPSELQDIGISLATVAGHEISRVDVLQALLIELEAVYAQVMREGFSPLLAAWRELSVTLGEIVTVSGVKEEFVGLAQDIDEDGALLVKTEKGLRRVLAGDVSIRAQKGVERK; via the coding sequence ATGCGGGGAAAGATTTTGCAGCTGTTGCGTGATTTGGGCGAAGGTCATCTTTCTGGTGAAGAATTAAGCCGCCGGCTGTCTGTCTCAAGGACGGCCATTTGGAAACATATGCGGGCGCTGAAAGAAGAAGGGTATGAGATAGAAGCGCATGCCCGCAAAGGATACCGCCTTTGCCAGGCGCCGGATCGACTCTTGCCGGAGGAAATCCGGAACAAGTTGCAAACAAAGATTTTGGGCCAACATGGCATTGTACATCTTGATCAAGTCGACTCGACCAATAATGTGGCGAAGCAGGTAGCGGCGCAAGGCTGCCCGGAAGGCTTGCTGGTCGTAGCGGAAGAACAAACGCTAGGGCGCGGCAGGTTGGCGCGAGGCTGGTTTTCGCCGCCAGGGCGAGGGGTTTGGCTGTCCGTAGTTCTCAGACCTCCGTTCGCGCCGCAGGAAGCGCCAAAATGTACGTTGATGGCGGCCGTGGCGACTGCTAGGGCCATTCGGAAAGTAAGCGGCGTCGCATGCGGCATAAAATGGCCGAATGATATCTTGTGGCAGGGGCGCAAAATAGTTGGCATCCTGACGGAAATGAGTGCGGAGATGGATGCGATCAACTATGTTGTCATCGGTATGGGGATCAATGTGAACATCGCGCAAAACGACTTCCCCAGTGAATTGCAGGATATCGGCATTTCGTTGGCGACGGTTGCCGGACATGAAATCAGTCGGGTGGATGTCTTGCAGGCGCTGCTTATCGAGTTGGAAGCTGTCTATGCGCAAGTGATGCGCGAAGGCTTTAGCCCGCTCTTAGCGGCGTGGCGCGAGCTTTCGGTCACGTTGGGAGAAATAGTTACGGTAAGCGGTGTTAAAGAAGAGTTTGTCGGCCTTGCGCAAGATATCGACGAGGATGGTGCGCTTTTGGTGAAGACGGAGAAAGGATTGCGACGCGTCCTGGCTGGAGACGTGTCGATTCGAGCGCAAAAAGGAGTGGAGCGAAAATGA
- the ftsH gene encoding ATP-dependent zinc metalloprotease FtsH has translation MNKFFRNVSFYLLIIIIAISIIDYYSSRTTNKQEVNYSQFLKQLDERKVDRVTIVDNTVEGSLSDGTKFMTIVPNDPTLIGTLREKGVDIKAQLPPQPPWWTSIFSSILPMLLLIGVWFFIMQQTQGGGNRVMSFGKSRAKMQGEERIKVTFHDVAGADEAKQELEEVVEFLKQPKKFNDLGARIPKGVLLFGPPGTGKTLLARAVAGEAGVPFFSISGSDFVEMFVGVGASRVRDLFEQAKKNAPCIVFIDEIDAVGRQRGAGLGGGHDEREQTLNQLLVEMDGFGVNEGIIIIAATNRPDILDPALLRPGRFDRHIVVDKPDVKGRFEILKVHTKGKPVAKEANLEVLARRTPGFTGADLSNLVNEAALLAARRNKKRIEMDELEESVERVMAGPERKSKVVSDKDRRLTAYHEAGHALIGILLPHADPVHKVSIIPRGRAGGYTLMLPKEDRNYATRSELLDQLKVMLGGRVAEALVLKEISTGAQNDLERVTGLARKMICEYGMSENMGPITFGHKQEQQVFLGRDISRDRNYSEEVASAIDREVRSYIEDAYNRTEALLSENIDKLHLIAEALLDRETLEGSELDELLEKGVLPKKIIADADVAEVPLAQVKSEAAPVVENVAAPETVAAQPTVEPLVEAKKE, from the coding sequence TTGAACAAGTTTTTCCGGAATGTCAGCTTTTATTTGCTGATCATCATTATTGCCATTTCGATTATCGACTATTATTCGTCACGGACCACCAACAAGCAGGAGGTCAATTATAGCCAGTTCTTAAAGCAGTTGGACGAACGTAAGGTGGATCGGGTGACGATTGTAGACAATACGGTCGAGGGTTCGCTTAGCGACGGCACGAAGTTCATGACAATCGTACCGAATGATCCGACACTGATCGGCACGTTGCGGGAAAAAGGCGTTGACATCAAAGCGCAATTGCCGCCGCAGCCGCCGTGGTGGACCAGTATTTTCTCTTCGATCTTACCGATGTTGCTCTTGATCGGTGTTTGGTTCTTCATCATGCAGCAAACGCAAGGCGGTGGGAATCGAGTCATGTCGTTCGGCAAAAGCCGGGCTAAGATGCAGGGCGAAGAACGCATCAAAGTAACGTTTCATGATGTGGCCGGAGCTGATGAGGCCAAACAGGAATTGGAAGAGGTTGTCGAATTTCTTAAACAGCCGAAAAAATTCAACGATCTGGGCGCACGCATACCCAAAGGAGTCCTGCTCTTTGGACCGCCCGGTACGGGTAAGACATTGCTGGCCCGTGCAGTTGCCGGTGAAGCTGGCGTGCCGTTCTTCAGCATCAGCGGTTCCGATTTCGTTGAAATGTTTGTCGGCGTAGGCGCATCACGCGTTAGGGATTTATTCGAACAGGCCAAGAAAAATGCGCCTTGCATCGTCTTCATTGACGAAATTGACGCAGTCGGCCGTCAACGCGGCGCAGGTCTCGGCGGCGGGCATGACGAACGGGAACAAACGTTGAATCAGTTATTGGTCGAGATGGATGGGTTCGGCGTCAATGAAGGCATTATTATCATTGCAGCGACGAATCGTCCCGACATTCTTGATCCGGCGCTGTTGCGTCCGGGTCGCTTTGACCGCCACATCGTAGTGGATAAACCCGATGTCAAGGGGCGCTTTGAAATTCTCAAGGTGCATACCAAAGGCAAGCCTGTGGCCAAGGAGGCCAATCTTGAAGTGTTGGCGCGCCGGACGCCTGGGTTTACCGGAGCCGATTTGAGCAATCTGGTCAATGAAGCCGCTCTCTTGGCGGCGCGGCGCAACAAGAAACGCATTGAAATGGATGAACTCGAGGAATCCGTGGAGCGCGTAATGGCCGGACCGGAACGGAAAAGCAAGGTGGTTAGCGATAAGGATCGCCGCTTAACGGCGTATCATGAAGCGGGTCATGCGCTGATCGGCATCCTCTTACCGCATGCGGATCCGGTTCATAAAGTATCGATCATTCCGCGCGGTCGTGCAGGCGGCTATACGCTGATGCTGCCGAAGGAAGATCGCAACTATGCGACGCGTTCGGAACTTTTGGATCAATTGAAGGTCATGCTAGGCGGCCGCGTAGCGGAGGCGCTGGTGCTGAAAGAAATTTCCACTGGTGCACAAAACGATCTGGAGAGGGTCACCGGTCTGGCGCGTAAAATGATTTGCGAATACGGCATGAGCGAAAATATGGGGCCGATTACCTTCGGTCACAAACAGGAACAGCAAGTCTTTTTAGGCCGCGACATTTCTCGTGACCGCAACTATAGTGAAGAAGTAGCCTCGGCTATCGACCGCGAAGTCCGCTCTTACATCGAAGATGCCTACAACCGGACGGAAGCGCTGCTGAGCGAAAACATCGACAAGCTGCATTTGATTGCGGAAGCGCTGTTGGATCGTGAGACATTGGAAGGCAGCGAGCTTGATGAACTGTTGGAAAAAGGCGTACTGCCGAAGAAAATTATCGCGGACGCAGACGTTGCGGAAGTGCCTTTAGCGCAAGTCAAGTCGGAAGCGGCACCTGTAGTTGAAAACGTAGCGGCTCCGGAAACGGTTGCTGCTCAACCAACGGTGGAACCGTTGGTTGAAGCGAAAAAAGAATAA
- the hpt gene encoding hypoxanthine phosphoribosyltransferase — protein MHNDVEKVLISTEELKRRIAELGKQISTEYAGKEILMIGVLRGAVLFMADLARAIELHVSMDFMAVSSYGAGTTSSGVVRILKDLDESIEGRHVLVVEDIIDSGLTLNYLLDNLRSRKPASIKLCTLLNKPERRKVEVNIDYNGFDVPDYFVVGYGLDYAERYRNLPYIGILKPEVYQGDE, from the coding sequence GTGCACAATGATGTAGAGAAAGTCCTAATCAGTACAGAAGAATTAAAGCGGCGCATTGCCGAACTGGGCAAACAGATCAGTACGGAATACGCCGGCAAGGAAATCCTGATGATCGGAGTATTGCGCGGTGCAGTGTTGTTTATGGCGGATTTGGCGAGAGCCATTGAGCTGCATGTATCGATGGATTTCATGGCCGTATCGAGTTATGGGGCAGGAACGACTTCGAGCGGCGTGGTACGGATTTTAAAAGACTTGGACGAGTCGATCGAAGGCCGTCATGTATTGGTCGTAGAAGACATCATCGATTCCGGTCTGACGCTTAATTATCTGCTCGACAATCTGAGAAGCCGCAAGCCGGCGAGCATCAAACTTTGTACGCTGCTGAACAAGCCGGAGCGACGCAAGGTAGAAGTAAACATCGACTACAACGGATTTGACGTACCAGATTATTTTGTTGTCGGTTACGGCCTTGACTATGCGGAACGCTACCGCAATCTGCCGTATATCGGAATTCTGAAGCCGGAAGTGTATCAAGGCGACGAGTAA
- the tilS gene encoding tRNA lysidine(34) synthetase TilS — protein sequence MLKVVKAVIERHNMLQTGDKVLVACSGGPDSLALLHLLWRLQPVLSIEVAAAHMEHGFRGVESKAEAIFVEEFCNARNIPCFCEAVDMPDILRRQGLSTQDGARQVRYAFLRRIAKKWGAARIATGHQLEDQGETLLLHLLRGAGPKGLAAMREVAGDLIRPLLGIKREAIEAYCSEQGLVPQRDSSNEKTCYQRNWLRLELMPALRRYNNALPETLHRTARLLGEQQDYLRAQAQEALAEVATWKEKALHLAAKELGEKHVALQREIFRLAIEKKRGQLTGISFDHVESLLDMLSLPVGSRRELPGDLQARRTYQGICLEAKGPETKLRSPWPGTVLAVPGRSEVPELGIVVLAELGCFTDAEQSDSIVLARETVKGDLLLRTRLPGDRFQPLGMTGSKKLKDFFIDEKVPRELRDDIPLVCDALGILWLVGLRRANRACAKEKEDKCIRLTIYRKQEEPTCTMM from the coding sequence ATGCTAAAAGTAGTAAAGGCCGTCATTGAACGGCATAATATGCTGCAAACGGGCGATAAGGTCCTGGTGGCCTGTTCGGGTGGGCCGGATTCATTGGCGCTGCTGCATCTATTATGGCGATTGCAGCCGGTATTGTCGATTGAGGTTGCGGCCGCACACATGGAACATGGTTTTCGTGGCGTGGAATCAAAGGCAGAAGCTATTTTTGTCGAGGAATTTTGCAACGCACGGAATATCCCCTGCTTTTGCGAGGCGGTGGATATGCCGGATATTTTGCGGCGACAGGGTCTTTCGACGCAGGATGGCGCGAGACAAGTTCGCTATGCATTTTTGCGTCGCATTGCAAAAAAGTGGGGCGCCGCGCGCATTGCGACCGGCCATCAGCTGGAAGATCAAGGCGAGACCTTACTGCTGCATTTATTGCGCGGCGCCGGGCCGAAAGGTTTGGCCGCGATGCGTGAGGTTGCGGGCGATCTCATTCGACCGCTGTTGGGGATAAAGCGAGAAGCGATCGAAGCGTATTGCAGCGAACAAGGGCTTGTCCCGCAACGCGACAGTTCCAATGAAAAAACCTGCTACCAGCGTAATTGGTTGCGCCTGGAACTGATGCCTGCCTTGCGCCGCTACAATAATGCGTTGCCCGAGACGTTGCACAGGACGGCCCGTTTGCTTGGCGAGCAGCAGGACTACCTGCGCGCGCAAGCGCAAGAGGCGCTGGCGGAAGTGGCGACCTGGAAAGAGAAGGCGCTGCATCTAGCGGCAAAAGAACTTGGCGAAAAGCATGTGGCGCTGCAAAGGGAAATATTTCGCCTGGCGATAGAAAAAAAACGTGGACAGTTGACAGGAATAAGCTTTGATCATGTTGAAAGTTTGTTAGACATGCTGTCTTTACCGGTAGGGAGTCGGCGGGAATTGCCGGGCGACCTTCAGGCCAGGCGAACCTATCAGGGGATTTGCCTGGAAGCGAAGGGGCCGGAGACTAAGCTGCGCAGCCCATGGCCGGGAACTGTGCTTGCCGTGCCTGGGCGAAGCGAAGTGCCGGAACTTGGCATCGTCGTGCTCGCCGAACTTGGCTGTTTTACGGACGCGGAGCAAAGCGACAGCATCGTGCTTGCGCGGGAAACCGTAAAGGGCGATTTATTGCTTCGCACGCGCCTGCCCGGGGATCGTTTCCAACCGCTGGGTATGACAGGCAGCAAAAAGCTAAAAGATTTCTTTATTGACGAAAAAGTACCGCGGGAATTGCGGGATGACATTCCACTCGTCTGTGATGCGCTGGGAATTTTATGGCTGGTCGGTTTACGCCGGGCCAACAGAGCGTGCGCAAAAGAGAAAGAAGACAAATGCATCCGGCTCACTATTTATAGAAAACAGGAGGAACCAACGTGCACAATGATGTAG
- a CDS encoding S1 domain-containing RNA-binding protein, with product MSIEVGSVVEGVVTGITNFGAFVQLPGGKVGLVHISEVADVYVRDVKDFLKEQEQVKVKVLSVDDRGKVGLSIKQLRPPVEQQSEVVRRPPPSEYRRPVRVVNAPSFEDKLSKFLKDSDERLTDLKRHTDSKRGGRGAGRRD from the coding sequence ATGTCCATTGAAGTTGGCAGCGTGGTTGAAGGGGTTGTCACCGGTATCACCAACTTTGGCGCCTTTGTGCAACTGCCGGGCGGCAAGGTAGGCCTAGTCCACATTTCAGAGGTGGCTGACGTCTATGTTCGTGATGTGAAAGACTTTTTAAAAGAGCAGGAGCAAGTCAAGGTTAAGGTGTTGTCAGTTGATGACCGGGGAAAAGTCGGATTGTCGATCAAACAGCTTCGCCCGCCGGTAGAACAGCAAAGCGAAGTCGTGAGAAGACCGCCGCCCAGCGAGTATCGCCGTCCGGTAAGAGTTGTCAATGCACCGTCTTTTGAGGACAAGCTGAGCAAATTTCTCAAAGACAGCGATGAGCGGTTGACTGACCTGAAACGTCATACCGATTCCAAGCGGGGCGGACGCGGCGCTGGTCGGCGCGACTGA
- a CDS encoding septum formation initiator family protein, with amino-acid sequence MKQRRKRFSWFRLLCVLLLGYSLYLCVEQQMQLSAIRSERDATQAKLQQLQQSNADLKEEAELLQQPKYVEKLAREQLGLTKPGEVLFMQGEKQQ; translated from the coding sequence ATGAAGCAACGCCGGAAACGGTTTAGCTGGTTTCGTTTGCTTTGCGTTCTTTTGCTGGGCTATAGCCTTTATCTATGCGTCGAACAGCAAATGCAGCTGAGTGCGATTCGCTCTGAGCGCGACGCGACGCAGGCTAAATTGCAGCAATTGCAGCAAAGCAATGCGGATTTGAAAGAAGAAGCGGAATTATTGCAGCAACCTAAATATGTGGAGAAGTTAGCACGTGAGCAGCTTGGTTTGACCAAACCGGGCGAAGTGCTGTTCATGCAAGGGGAAAAGCAGCAGTAA